The following is a genomic window from Janibacter sp. DB-40.
GCATCGCCCGGGAAACGTCGACGACCCGGAGGATGTCAAGGAGCTTGTCGCGGCTATGCATGCCGTGGCAGACCAAGCCCAGATCGTGATCCCGCTGCACCCCCGCGGGCGTGCGCGCTTGGAGCAGGCGGGCTTCCTCGACCACGACAGGATTCGCGTGATCGAGCCGCTCGGTTACATCGAGTTCATGGGCTTGGTGCGCGGCGCCGCTGCGGTCGTGACCGACTCGGGCGGCGTCCAGGAGGAGACGACGATCCTCGGCGTGCCCTGCTTGACGCTGCGGCCCAACACGGAGCGTCCGGTGACGATCACGCACGGGACCAATCAACTCGTCGACCGTCACACACTCGTCGAGCGAGCCCGTCACGTCCTCGCTACCGGGCCCTTGGCGGAGTGGGACACTCCGCCACTGTGGGATGGCCACGCCGGTGCTCGCATCGCCAAGGTGCTCGCCTCGTCGGTCGGCGCGTGACGCAAGTGACCCACGCCTGAGCGCGTTGATTGACATCCGTGCGTCAGTGGCCATGTCGGGACGTTGACCATTATCAGGCACAATGCGGGCATGGCGATTGAGGCGGGGCAATGCGCGTTCTGCTCCTGACCCATCACTACGAGCCGGAGATGGGGGCTCCTCAGCAACGCTGGGCCAGCCTTGTCGAGCGCATCGTCGGTGCTGGCCACTCCGTCGCCGTCATCGCTCCGTCCCCTCATTACCCAACCGGTCGGGTGTGGGCCGAGGCCGCGCATCTCGAGGCGGGCACGGTGCATGCCGGAGAGCGCGGGGAGGTGGTGCACCGGGTGGCTTACCGCGAGACCGACGGACGTGTGTGGTCCCTGCTGTGCGACCAACTCGTCGGTGCAGCGCACTCCGTCTGGGTTGCAGGACGGTTCCGCGGTGCCTCACGGCCTGACATCATCATCGTCACGGTGCCGGCCCTTCCGTCGATCGTGGCAGGCGCCGTGGTCTCGCAGGTCCTCCACCGCCCCCTTGCTCTGGAGATGCGGGACGCCTGGCCCGACCTCTTGGCGGTGATAGACCGCTGGGATGGCCATGTTCCCGCTCAGCAGAGGCGGCTCAAGCGCGTGCTTGCGGCCGTCGCTGCGGTGGGTATCAGCGTCCTCCAACGACGTGCTTCCGTCGTCATCACGACGACTCACTCCTTCGCGGAGAAGTTGCGGGAGCGACGGTTCAGGCACGTCCGGGTCGTGCGCAATGCGGCTCACCCGTTCGACGACTGCACCGCGGACGTGGCTCCGGTCAGGGCGAAGGGAGAGCTGCGGGTCATCTACATCGGCACCGTTGGCCGTGCCCAGGGTCTGGAGATGGCAGTGGAGGCGGTCCGCATCGCCCGGGCGAGGGGGGTGGACGTCCAGTTGCGTGTGGTCGGTGGAGGGGCAGGTCGCGCCCGGGTGGCTGACGCAGCCGGGCGGGCTGGGGTCCAGGTCGACATGCGCAACCCGGTGCCGCGGTCGGAGGTTCCCAGCCACTACGCGTGGGCGGATACAGCTCTGGTGATGCTTCGCGACTGGCCGGGTCTGCGTCTGACCATCCCGTCGAAGATCTACGAGCTCATGGCCGCCGGCATCCACATCAGTGCCAGCGTCAGCGGCGAGGCGGCAGACGTCGTCCGCGACGCCGGCGCCGGAGATGTCACCCCCGCCGGTGACGCCGAGGCCTTGGCCGATCTCTGGGTGCGACTGGCTACTGGGGAGGCTCCGGTGGAGCCGTCCGAGCGTGCGGCGGAGTGGGTCGCCACCCATGCGATCCAAGAGGTTGCCGGTGAACAGTACCTGGCCCTGCTGGGGGACCTGAACCTCGTGGTCGGCGAACGTGACCAGAGCGCGCTGGACCGAGCCCGAAACGTCGGAAGGAACCTGCAGCTCATGGCCTCGACAGCGTTCGAGCGCGTGAGCGAAGACCCCGTCACCTTTGCGCTGCTCGTCATGCGTAGGCTCCCGGGGACGACGCGAACCCGGATCGCGGGCGGCCTTGCGAAGGTCGACCGCTGGCCAACGATCGCGGCACTGGGCCACGTCTTGGCCGATAGGCGTGACCGAGCACGGGAGGCGCTCGGCGGGTCGCGGCCCTCGAGGCTCGCCGATGAGCTCGAACTCGTGACCGGGGGGACCTCTCGGCGGCCAGGTCTATTGCAGGCCCGGTCGCTGTGGGCCGCGGGTGAGATCACGGGCGCAATCGCCGAGCTGGAGCAGCGCCCGGGACGCGGTGAGCGGCAGTACGCCACTCGCCTGCGGTCGGAGCTGGCGCTCCTCCAACCGGGGACCTCGGTCTCGCCGCCCGACCCCCCAGGTGAACGCAACCGGAGCCGCAGGCGCAGTGTGCTGCATGTCCTGACGAACTCGCTGCCGCACACATCCTCCGGATACGCCCTGCGCAGCCACTCGATCTTGCAGGCGCAGCGAGCCGCGGGGATCGCCGCCCGCGGGATGACACGGCCCGGATACCCCGTGACCATCGGTGTCGCGGGGGCACCGCAGACGTCCTACGTCGACGGCATCCCTTACCACCGAATCCTGCGTGGCCGACTGCCCAAGACGATCGAGGGGCGGATCGAGCTGTGGGCCCAGGAACTGGTTCGGCTGGGTGGCCTCAGCGGCACCGAGGTATTGCACGCCACGACTCACTACCCCAATGCGCTCGCCGCCCAGGCCGCGGCCCGCTCATTGGGGATCCCATGGGTGTACGAGGTGCGTGGCCAGCTGGAGAAGACGTGGGCCACGTCCCGACCAGGAAGTGGGGCCGAGGCAGCGCTGTCAAGCGAGCGTTATCGCATGTGGTCGGCACGCGAGATCGAGATGGCATGTGCCGCTGATGCGGTGGTCACGCTGTCCGAGTCATTGCGGAACGACCTCGTGGAGCGGGGGGTCCCCGGCGACCGCATCACGATCGTGCCCAACGCGGTCGACCCGACCCTGCTCGTCGACGCGCCCCCGGCGGATCAAGCGCGCAGTCGACTGCACCTACCCCGCGAGGGGACATGGGTGGGCACCGTTTCGTCCATCGTGGGCTACGAAGGGCTGGACGTGCTCGTCGACGCGGTGGCTCGGGCCCGGGCCGCGGGAGCGGACGTCCGAGCCGCGATCGTCGGTGATGGCGTCGCTCGTCCCGCCCTCGTCGAGCAGGTGCAGCGCCTCGGCCTCGAAGGCGTCGTGGTGCTGCCCGGCCGCGTCTCGAGGCGGGAGGCGCGCCTGTGGCACCAGGCTCTGGATGTGTTCGTCGTTCCCCGGCATGACTTCGAGGTGACCCGGTCGGTCACCCCGCTGAAGCCGATCGAGGCCATGGCAGTCGGCCGACCTGTGATCGCGAGTGATCTACCGGCCCTCGCCGAGATCGTTCGCGCTCCGGGTAGCGGCCTACTTGTTCGGGCCGGGGACGCGGAAGCCTTGGCGGTCGAGTTGGTCCGCTTGGCTGAGGACGAGGCATTGCGGGCCGAGTTGGGGAGGCATGGGAGGATCTTCGCCGAGACGCGCACATGGGGCGCGCTAACCCAGCGATACGTGAGCCTGTACGACAGCGTGATCCGGAAGGAACGTCGATGAGCAGCGCGGTTGACGACGCTCGCGGCACTGCTACGCCGGTTACCAGATACGTTGATGCCAGGCGTTTGCACCCGGTGGGTCGGCGCCCTTGGCTTGGACGGTACCTCCATGATCTGTGGCGACGCCGTGCCTTCATCATCGCGGACTCACGGGCGAAGACGATCACCACGAATCGGGACATGCTCTTGGGGAACGTGTGGCTGATCGGTCGACCACTCCTCGATGGAGCCACCTATTTCATCATCTTCGGCCTGCTCTTCGGGGCACGCGACGGGATCGAGAACTTCGTCGGCTACTTGCTCATCGGGATCTTCCTTTTCGGCTACACCTCTCGTTCGCTGACCTCAGGGATCTCCTCGATCCCTGGTGGCAAGAACCTCATCCGCACGTTCTCGTTCCCGCGTGCCGTTGTGCCGCTCGCGACCTGGCTGCGGGAGAGCTTCTCGACGATCCCCACGGTGCTGACGATGCTCGTGTTGATCCTCGCCATCCCGCCGCACGCCCCGATCACGGTCTGGTGGCTGCTCTTTCCTGCCGTCCTTCTGCTACAGACGATGTTCAACGTCGGACTCGTGCTCTATGCCTCGCGGTTTGGTGCTGCCGTGCCCGACAGCAAGGTTGTCGCCGGCTTTTTCAGCCGGATCTGGATGTACGGCTCCGGTGTGATGTTCTCCATCGAGAGGCTCAGCGAGGGGCACCCCGCCGCCATGGCGATCTCGGAGCTGAATCCCCTGTACTGCGTACTTCAGCTCGCGCGAGCGAACCTGCTCTACTCATCGCCAGGGGACCCAAAGCTCTGGGCAGTCCTGGCGACGTGGGCGCTGGTGACTCCCATCTTCGGCTTTCTCTACTTCTGGCATGGCGAGGAGCACTACGGCCGTGAGTGATCCCGCGACCCCTGATGCAATCATCGACGACACCAGCGTCGCCGTCCGCAGACTGAGAATGACCTACCGGGTCATCGCCGATGAGGAGGACGGTGGGCGGCGCTGGTCTCCGTGGCGTCGCACCGTCCGTGTGCACGCGCTCAAGGACGTCAGCTTCGTGGCCCGGCAGGGGGAGATCGTCGGTGTATTGGGGGCCAATGGCTCGGGCAAGTCGACCCTGTTGCGCATCATCGCGGGCTTGGAGCCTCCCACGTCCGGGACGGTTCTCGCCACGAGCACACCGACCTTCCTCGGGGTCAATGCTGCCCTGCAGCCGGACCTGCCGGGGACGACGAATGTGCAGCTCGGCCTGCTGGCCATGGGGCTGACTCCGGCGCAGGCCCGAGCGGCGCATGACGACGTCATCCAGCTGGCTGCTCTGGGAGCGGCCATCCACCGCCCCATGAAGACATACTCCTCCGGTATGGGAAGCCGACTGCGTTTCGCCATCGCCGCTGCGGCTCGCCCAGACATACTCCTGATCGATGAGGCACTGGCTACGGGTGATGCTGCCACGAAGACGCGCAGCGAGGAGCGGATGAATCAGATCCGTGAGGACGCCGGGACGATCTTCTTGGTCTCCCACGCAGCCCAGATGATCGAGGAGATGTGCACCCGCGCGATCTGGCTGCATGAGGGCGAGATCATCTGCGACGGGCCTGCCCGGACGACCGCTCGGGCATATCGCTGGTGGGCTTGGTGCATCGCCCAGGGTGAGGAGGACAAGGCGGCGACGGTCCTCGAGGACGTTGTCAGCAAGTACACCCCTGTAGATGTACAGCTCACGCCCACTCGGCGCAGTCGCCCTGATATGAAGAGGGCGAGGAGTTGACCCTTCCTGTGCTCGCTGATGGTTGGACCCCGGCCGGGGCCGATTACTCACGCTTCGCGTCGGTGAGAGCATGGGAGAGCGTCCAGGACTTCCTTGCCGGATCGCTACTGGAGGTCGGCGTCGACATCATCCGCCTGCCCTCAGGTGACCACCTCGACGTGCTCGTGGGCGGAGAGGGAGACCTCGAGGGAGGATGTCTTCCCGTCTTCTTTTCCGGGGCATTGCGGGGGCGCCAAGAGATTGTGCCTCCGGTCTTCTCCGGCGCCAACCTCAGCCGGGTGGTCGGCGGGCGGTACCTCGCGTTGAGCGACTCTCTCGTAGCGGCGGAGGACGAGCTCACGCTGGGATGGTATGGGGGGCGGGCGGGTGACGGCGCCCAAGAGGTGATCGCCGCAATCCTCGAGCACGCGCACCGAATCTTCGCGTATGAGCCCTTGCTGGTTGGCGGATCCGGGGGCGGATACGCCGTTCTCGACCAGCTGCGACGAGCTCGAGTGCCCACGGCTGGCTTGGTGTGGAACCCTCAGACCGACGTCTTGGGCTATCTGCCGCAGTCCGTGGAGCAGTACCTCACACGGGCACTCGCATTGACTCTGGGGGAGTATCGAGCGATGCCCGAAGTCCACCGCCGGGCGCGGGCCACAGAGGCCGGGATCGATCTCAGCGTTGTCGGTTCGACGGGTAGCCCGGTGGCCACGAGGCTGCTCGTTCTCCAGAACGCCACTGATACACACGTGGCTCACCACATGGGCCCCTACCTCGACCAGAGTACCCTGACCGAGGGTCAGGACGGGTTGTGGTCACGACCCGGAGAGGCGTGGCTGATCTCTGACATGGGTTCTGGTCATGATCCTCCTTCACGGGACACCTTGGAGGAGGCGTTGAGAAGGATGTGCCACCCCGGCGTCGATCCGATCGAGGTGGCGCGCGAACTTCGACGCAGCCAATTGGCGCCCACCCCCGATCGACAGATTCTCCCGGTGGATCTCAGAGGCACCGTCGACGACCCCTTCTCCGTCATGGATGTGCGTGGTACTCAGGATGAGTGCGGCATGGTCCGGCTGTGGATGGACCGATCTGAGGGCCTCCCCGAGACGACAGAGGTCGAGGTCGACCTGAGCGCTCCGTCGGGAGCGTGGCCCCGCCCGATCACCGATAGAGGACTCGCATTCCTCTCCCAGGATACGGACGTGATCTCGGTGCGCGCACGGGACGCGTTCGGTCACGCGCTCGGCGAGACCTCGCTCCGCCTGGGTCGAGGGCACGAGCACCCCAGGGTGTTGATCGTGGGCAGTTGTGTATCCCGGGACGTCATTCCTTTCGCGCATCCCGAGCCGCTGATCGTGGGGTACGAGGCGAGGCAGAGCCTGATCAGCGCCTTCTCCGCTGCGGGGCCGGTCCCGGCCGAGGTGGCTGGGCTAAGCAGTGCCTTCCAGCGTCGGATGCTGGAGGCTGATCACGGCAGCACGCTCCCGGACCGCGTTCGCGACCTGGCCTCCTCGGCGGACCTGCTGGTGTGGGACATCGTCGACGAGCGACTCGGGGTCCGCGTCCATGACGATGGCACGATCACGACCGACACCGTGGAGCGGCGGGCGCTTCGCGGTGACGGCGCTGTCCGCAGCGGAACTCGTCACGTCCCCTTCGGTTCCCATGAACATCGCGCGCTCTTCCGCGCGGCGCTGGAGAACTGGCGCGAGCTACTCGAGGAGACGGGCCTGCTGCGCAGGACCGTGCTGCTGGCGCCGCCGTGGGCGATGAGGACCACGTCAGGATCCCCCACCCAGCCCAGTTTCGGCGTCAGTGCCGAAGAGGGGAACGCTGTGTCTGCGCACTACCTCGAGCTGATCCACGAGGTGGTCGGGGTCGACGTCGTGGGCGTGGATGTCGCTACGAGGGCGGGCGAATCGCACCGTTGGGGGCCGGCGCCGTTTCACTTCGATGAGGCGACGGAGTCAGCGCTGGCGAAGGAGGTCGTTGCGCGCATGCCCGGAGCGCCCGACCTTGGTGGCTTGACCCGTTCAATGAGCGGCGCATCCGTGTCGGTGGGGCCAGGATTCGAAGGGTCACTGGTCGTGGTAACCGCTCTGCCAGCCGGTGCCAAGGTCGCGTATCACCTGTTTCGCGGCGGCACTCGTGTATCTATGCAGGGGTACGGCCCACAGCGTCCGCACACGTTCTGGCGTCTCGGGCCAGGGAGCTACCGCGTTCGGGCGTTCGTTCTCCACCCCGACGGACGGCGAGAGGCGGTCACATCGGTGCCAGTCACCATCGCCTGATTGGCGTGCGCCACAACAGTGCGCGGAACTGATAAATGCGGGTCCTGGCCCTGCAGGATGAGGTACCCAAGTCCATGCCACTGCTGATGTTCGAATCGGTTAACGGCCGCTGGCAGCCACCGGCCGAATGCCCGCGGCAAGGTGCGCGTAGGCCGCCTCAGTGTAGTGGAAAGGGCTCGGCCCCCACTTGTGCTCACGGGTCGAGGTCGTCAGCTCCGCCGGAAGGGTGAGTACTGGCCACCCGAGGCTTCGGACCCGCTCGTAGTAGCGGCGGTACTGCTCGTTGGCGCGCTCCGGGGGTAGGTCCCAGTCGGAAGTGCCCAGAGGATCGCCGTCGTCCAGACTGCTCGCCCAGTCTGTCCCCAAGACGATCACCCGCTCCTCGAGGCCGAGCGCAGCCACGGTGGTGGCCAATCGAGCAAAGGAGGGCGACCAGAGGGCGAAGTGCTCGTCGGTGCCGAAGTCGATCTGGTGCCCGTCACGGGTGGCCTCGGCGTCGCCGGCCCGCCACAGCTCGGCGAGGCGGCTGACGTAGCCGCCGCCGACCTCGACGACACCGCCCCGCTCGTCGATGAGGTCGATGACGAGCACGTCGA
Proteins encoded in this region:
- a CDS encoding glycosyltransferase — translated: MRVLLLTHHYEPEMGAPQQRWASLVERIVGAGHSVAVIAPSPHYPTGRVWAEAAHLEAGTVHAGERGEVVHRVAYRETDGRVWSLLCDQLVGAAHSVWVAGRFRGASRPDIIIVTVPALPSIVAGAVVSQVLHRPLALEMRDAWPDLLAVIDRWDGHVPAQQRRLKRVLAAVAAVGISVLQRRASVVITTTHSFAEKLRERRFRHVRVVRNAAHPFDDCTADVAPVRAKGELRVIYIGTVGRAQGLEMAVEAVRIARARGVDVQLRVVGGGAGRARVADAAGRAGVQVDMRNPVPRSEVPSHYAWADTALVMLRDWPGLRLTIPSKIYELMAAGIHISASVSGEAADVVRDAGAGDVTPAGDAEALADLWVRLATGEAPVEPSERAAEWVATHAIQEVAGEQYLALLGDLNLVVGERDQSALDRARNVGRNLQLMASTAFERVSEDPVTFALLVMRRLPGTTRTRIAGGLAKVDRWPTIAALGHVLADRRDRAREALGGSRPSRLADELELVTGGTSRRPGLLQARSLWAAGEITGAIAELEQRPGRGERQYATRLRSELALLQPGTSVSPPDPPGERNRSRRRSVLHVLTNSLPHTSSGYALRSHSILQAQRAAGIAARGMTRPGYPVTIGVAGAPQTSYVDGIPYHRILRGRLPKTIEGRIELWAQELVRLGGLSGTEVLHATTHYPNALAAQAAARSLGIPWVYEVRGQLEKTWATSRPGSGAEAALSSERYRMWSAREIEMACAADAVVTLSESLRNDLVERGVPGDRITIVPNAVDPTLLVDAPPADQARSRLHLPREGTWVGTVSSIVGYEGLDVLVDAVARARAAGADVRAAIVGDGVARPALVEQVQRLGLEGVVVLPGRVSRREARLWHQALDVFVVPRHDFEVTRSVTPLKPIEAMAVGRPVIASDLPALAEIVRAPGSGLLVRAGDAEALAVELVRLAEDEALRAELGRHGRIFAETRTWGALTQRYVSLYDSVIRKERR
- a CDS encoding ABC transporter permease; this encodes MSSAVDDARGTATPVTRYVDARRLHPVGRRPWLGRYLHDLWRRRAFIIADSRAKTITTNRDMLLGNVWLIGRPLLDGATYFIIFGLLFGARDGIENFVGYLLIGIFLFGYTSRSLTSGISSIPGGKNLIRTFSFPRAVVPLATWLRESFSTIPTVLTMLVLILAIPPHAPITVWWLLFPAVLLLQTMFNVGLVLYASRFGAAVPDSKVVAGFFSRIWMYGSGVMFSIERLSEGHPAAMAISELNPLYCVLQLARANLLYSSPGDPKLWAVLATWALVTPIFGFLYFWHGEEHYGRE
- a CDS encoding ABC transporter ATP-binding protein; its protein translation is MSDPATPDAIIDDTSVAVRRLRMTYRVIADEEDGGRRWSPWRRTVRVHALKDVSFVARQGEIVGVLGANGSGKSTLLRIIAGLEPPTSGTVLATSTPTFLGVNAALQPDLPGTTNVQLGLLAMGLTPAQARAAHDDVIQLAALGAAIHRPMKTYSSGMGSRLRFAIAAAARPDILLIDEALATGDAATKTRSEERMNQIREDAGTIFLVSHAAQMIEEMCTRAIWLHEGEIICDGPARTTARAYRWWAWCIAQGEEDKAATVLEDVVSKYTPVDVQLTPTRRSRPDMKRARS
- a CDS encoding DUF6270 domain-containing protein — translated: MRAWESVQDFLAGSLLEVGVDIIRLPSGDHLDVLVGGEGDLEGGCLPVFFSGALRGRQEIVPPVFSGANLSRVVGGRYLALSDSLVAAEDELTLGWYGGRAGDGAQEVIAAILEHAHRIFAYEPLLVGGSGGGYAVLDQLRRARVPTAGLVWNPQTDVLGYLPQSVEQYLTRALALTLGEYRAMPEVHRRARATEAGIDLSVVGSTGSPVATRLLVLQNATDTHVAHHMGPYLDQSTLTEGQDGLWSRPGEAWLISDMGSGHDPPSRDTLEEALRRMCHPGVDPIEVARELRRSQLAPTPDRQILPVDLRGTVDDPFSVMDVRGTQDECGMVRLWMDRSEGLPETTEVEVDLSAPSGAWPRPITDRGLAFLSQDTDVISVRARDAFGHALGETSLRLGRGHEHPRVLIVGSCVSRDVIPFAHPEPLIVGYEARQSLISAFSAAGPVPAEVAGLSSAFQRRMLEADHGSTLPDRVRDLASSADLLVWDIVDERLGVRVHDDGTITTDTVERRALRGDGAVRSGTRHVPFGSHEHRALFRAALENWRELLEETGLLRRTVLLAPPWAMRTTSGSPTQPSFGVSAEEGNAVSAHYLELIHEVVGVDVVGVDVATRAGESHRWGPAPFHFDEATESALAKEVVARMPGAPDLGGLTRSMSGASVSVGPGFEGSLVVVTALPAGAKVAYHLFRGGTRVSMQGYGPQRPHTFWRLGPGSYRVRAFVLHPDGRREAVTSVPVTIA
- a CDS encoding DUF6270 domain-containing protein; this encodes MSTDGQDRVRTFIYGSCVSRDTLETMGDTHELIAYIARQSAVSAGHPAEGVWPKLEPIESPFQRRNVKGDIEGDALAQLARRADEVDVLVIDLIDERGGVVEVGGGYVSRLAELWRAGDAEATRDGHQIDFGTDEHFALWSPSFARLATTVAALGLEERVIVLGTDWASSLDDGDPLGTSDWDLPPERANEQYRRYYERVRSLGWPVLTLPAELTTSTREHKWGPSPFHYTEAAYAHLAAGIRPVAASGR